The following proteins come from a genomic window of Lolium rigidum isolate FL_2022 chromosome 5, APGP_CSIRO_Lrig_0.1, whole genome shotgun sequence:
- the LOC124657774 gene encoding protein DETOXIFICATION 56-like, whose product MKKEPGWAQAAARAVAGEARAQRGIVLPLIGMNLTGFVKQAITTAFLGRLGDLELAAGTLGFSFASATGIAVLMGLCGAMDPICGQAHGAGNAALLRRTLVMTIAMLLAASVPIALLWLRVDAVLHHVFGQQPDISAVARRYVVCLLPDLAVVSFRAPLKAYLSSQEVTLPALFSSAVGLAVHVPLIVWLSRTRGVEGVATAVWLSDLATAVGLAAYVLLLSKKDNGNAEAPRCGRWWPDMARKEEWVRLLRLAVPCCLNTCLEWWCLEILILLTGRLPDARRAVAVIAVTLNFDYLLYAAMLSLSVSAAVRVSNSLGAGDAAAARRSTTISIMGGILAGVGGGALMLASRRQWARLYTRGAGVRDGVAKAMTVMAALEVLNFPLNVCGGIVRGTARPAVGMYAVLGGFYLVALPVAVALGFRARRGIEGLLAGFIVGTAASLAVLVVVIARMDWKAEADKARVRAGVGAVGDDVPGSGKEDAPSVNAGEV is encoded by the coding sequence ATGAagaaggagccagggtgggcgcaggcggcggcgcgcgcggtggccggcgaggcgcgtGCACAGCGGGGCATCGTGCTTCCGCTGATCGGCATGAACCTGACGGGGTTCGTCAAGCAGGCCATCACCACCGCCTTCCTCGGCCGGCTTGGCGACCTGGAGCTGGCCGCCGGCACGCTGGGTTTCAGCTTCGCCAGCGCCACGGGGATCGCCGTGCTCATGGGCCTCTGTGGGGCCATGGACCCCATCTGCGGCCAGGCACACGGCGCCGGGAACGCGGCGCTGCTCCGCAGGACGCTGGTCATGACCATTGCCATGCTCCTCGCGGCCTCCGTGCCCATCGCGCTCCTCTGGCTCCGCGTCGATGCCGTGCTCCACCACGTCTTCGGCCAGCAGCCTGACATATCTGCGGTGGCGAggaggtacgtcgtgtgcctcctCCCGGACCTTGCCGTCGTCTCTTTCCGCGCCCCGCTCAAGGCGTACCTGAGCTCGCAGGAGGTGACGCTCCCGGCGCTCTTCTCCTCCGCCGTTGGGCTTGCCGTCCACGTCCCGCTCATCGTGTGGCTGTCACGGACCAGGGGCGTCGAGGGCGTCGCTACCGcagtctggctcagcgacctcgccaCCGCTGTCGGGCTGGCCGCCTACGTCCTCCTCCTCTCGAAGAAGGACAATGGCAATGCGGAGGCGCCGCGGTGCGGGAGGTGGTGGCCCGACATGGCGAGGAAGGAGGAATGGGTGCGTCTGCTCCGGCTGGCCGTACCCTGCTGCCTGAACACATGCCTGGAGTGGTGGTGCCTTGAGATCCTGATCCTGCTCACGGGCCGCCTTCCAGACGCCCGGCGCGCGGTGGCGGTGATCGCGGTGACGCTCAACTTCGACTACCTCCTCTACGCCGCCATGCTCTCCCTCTCCGTGAGCGCCGCCGTGCGCGTCTCCAACTCCCTCGGCGCGGGCGATgcagccgccgcgcgccgctccaccaccatctccatcatggGCGGTAtcctcgccggcgtcggcggAGGTGCGCTCATGCTCGCGTCACGCCGGCAGTGGGCGCGGCTGTACACGCGGGGCGCGGGGGTGCGGGACGGCGTGGCGAAGGCGATGACGGTGATGGCGGCGCTGGAGGTGTTGAACTTCCCGCTGAACGTGTGCGGCGGCATCGTGCGGGGCACGGCGAGGCCGGCCGTGGGGATGTACGCCGTGCTGGGAGGGTTTTATCTCGTTGCGCTGCCGGTCGCGGTGGCCCTCGGGTTCAGGGCCCGGCGGGGGATCGAGGGGCTCTTGGCAGGGTTCATCGTCGGCACGGCGGCGAGTCTGGCGGTGCTGGTCGTGGTGATCGCGCGCATGGACTGGAAGGCCGAGGCGGACAAGGCGCGGGTCCGTGCTGGTGTGGGCGCCGTTGGTGATGATGTTCCCGGTTCCGGCAAGGAGGACGCGCCGTCAGTGAACGCCGGCGAGGTTTGA